The Chryseobacterium indicum genome includes a window with the following:
- the rpsR gene encoding 30S ribosomal protein S18 has translation MAIDEMAKQASAGGESEVKFLTPLDINTKSEKKYCRFKKYGIKHVDYKDADFLLQFVNEQGKILPRRYTGTSLKYQRKVSAAIKRARHLALLPYVADLLK, from the coding sequence ATGGCAATAGACGAAATGGCTAAACAAGCCTCAGCTGGAGGAGAATCTGAAGTAAAATTCCTTACTCCGCTTGATATCAATACAAAATCTGAAAAGAAATATTGTAGATTCAAAAAATACGGAATTAAGCACGTAGATTACAAAGATGCTGATTTCTTATTACAGTTCGTAAACGAGCAAGGTAAAATCTTACCAAGAAGATACACAGGAACTTCTTTAAAATACCAAAGAAAAGTTTCTGCTGCAATCAAAAGAGCAAGACACTTGGCGTTACTACCATACGTAGCTGACTTATTAAAATAA
- a CDS encoding chloride channel protein codes for MLKIIVIIRRSLKKSFDNIRNEQLKYNLLQAIPFWIGSVITGFVAVMYAKIFAWGENLLHFILDWHSWMIFIIAPIGFVVSWWLVKEFAPNAKGSGIPQVMAAVELANPKEHRKIRSLLSLKIIVFKILSSLVLVIGGGAVGREGPTIQIAGSVFRKVNEYLPEWWPKISKKNMIMTGAAAGLAAAFNTPLGGIVFAVEELSKTHINYFKTALFTAVIIAGLTAQTLAGSYLYLGYPKTNDVSLMVMFPIILVGGIAGILASQLSVIMLKMNDWKKRKLKTDRANVAFLILCALIIASIAFFINREILGSGKEIMERVLFTSEKHEDWYVPVLRMLGPALSFTSGGAGGIFAPALTAGASIGSVISGFIHLSPNETNVVILAGMVAFLTGITRAPFTSAIIVLEMTDRHSLIFHLMLAGMVSSIASILVSRHSLYDIIKVNFLTEIRKDDRM; via the coding sequence ATGCTGAAAATAATAGTCATCATCCGGAGATCTCTTAAAAAATCTTTCGACAACATCCGAAATGAACAACTGAAGTACAATCTGCTTCAGGCAATTCCTTTCTGGATTGGTTCTGTGATTACGGGTTTTGTGGCGGTGATGTATGCAAAGATTTTTGCATGGGGCGAAAATCTCCTGCATTTTATTTTGGATTGGCATTCGTGGATGATCTTTATTATTGCTCCGATTGGTTTTGTTGTCTCGTGGTGGCTCGTAAAAGAATTTGCTCCGAATGCAAAAGGAAGCGGAATTCCGCAAGTGATGGCGGCTGTAGAACTCGCCAATCCCAAAGAACACAGAAAAATCAGAAGTTTATTAAGCTTAAAAATTATTGTTTTCAAAATTCTTTCCTCTTTGGTTTTGGTTATCGGAGGCGGTGCAGTCGGTCGCGAAGGTCCCACAATTCAGATTGCGGGTTCCGTATTCAGAAAAGTAAACGAATATCTTCCCGAATGGTGGCCGAAAATCTCAAAGAAAAACATGATCATGACGGGTGCGGCAGCGGGACTTGCAGCGGCTTTTAACACACCTTTAGGCGGAATTGTATTCGCCGTGGAAGAACTTTCCAAAACCCATATCAATTATTTTAAAACCGCTCTGTTTACCGCAGTTATCATTGCGGGTTTAACGGCTCAGACTTTGGCAGGTTCTTACCTTTATTTAGGATATCCGAAAACAAATGACGTTTCTTTAATGGTGATGTTTCCGATCATTTTGGTGGGTGGGATTGCCGGAATTTTAGCCAGTCAGCTCTCCGTAATCATGCTTAAAATGAATGACTGGAAAAAGAGAAAACTTAAAACAGACCGCGCCAACGTAGCATTTCTAATTTTATGTGCTCTAATTATAGCTTCTATAGCTTTTTTTATTAACCGGGAAATATTAGGCTCCGGGAAAGAAATTATGGAGCGCGTTCTTTTTACTTCAGAAAAACATGAAGACTGGTACGTTCCGGTTTTAAGAATGTTGGGTCCTGCCCTTTCCTTTACTTCAGGCGGTGCCGGAGGAATTTTCGCGCCTGCTTTAACAGCCGGAGCAAGTATTGGTTCTGTAATTTCAGGATTTATTCATTTAAGTCCCAATGAAACAAACGTTGTTATTTTGGCAGGAATGGTTGCTTTTTTAACCGGAATTACCAGAGCGCCTTTTACATCGGCAATCATTGTTCTGGAAATGACTGACCGACATTCTCTGATATTTCATCTCATGTTAGCGGGAATGGTCTCTTCCATTGCCTCCATTTTGGTGAGCCGGCATTCTTTATATGATATCATCAAAGTGAATTTTTTAACAGAGATCAGAAAAGACGACCGTATGTAA
- a CDS encoding helix-turn-helix domain-containing protein, whose translation MNESHFKAVEEADSEFYVYHVLTGKVKTEIHYHSSAQLVYAEGGIVHIFTDLKHWYLPARCFMWIPAGTPHYIFSTSPKVDLYNFYFKKEENENGFFDEINIYSVSHLLREMILYTKDWDGKITKNDGVKYDFLKALKGILPEKRDKKLAFPVQHPFPNDEMLLKVAQYIHANLEKPLSIESTAKEFGMSTRTLSRKFKEILGMNYVRFLRALRITRSLELMLEGKYNMYEIAMMVGYNSLSSFSNIFKKVIGVAPTDYLQKLKGEE comes from the coding sequence ATGAACGAAAGTCACTTTAAAGCAGTAGAAGAAGCAGATTCGGAATTTTACGTTTATCATGTACTTACCGGAAAGGTGAAAACCGAAATCCATTATCACAGTTCGGCTCAGTTGGTTTATGCAGAAGGGGGAATCGTGCATATTTTCACCGATCTGAAACACTGGTATTTACCGGCAAGATGCTTTATGTGGATTCCTGCCGGAACACCGCATTACATTTTTTCTACCAGTCCGAAAGTAGATCTGTATAATTTTTATTTTAAAAAAGAAGAGAATGAAAATGGCTTTTTTGATGAAATTAATATTTATTCGGTAAGCCATCTTCTTCGGGAAATGATTTTGTATACCAAAGACTGGGATGGGAAAATCACAAAGAATGACGGAGTAAAATATGATTTTCTTAAAGCGTTAAAAGGGATTTTACCTGAAAAAAGAGATAAAAAACTGGCATTTCCAGTTCAGCATCCTTTTCCGAATGACGAAATGCTTCTGAAGGTCGCACAATACATTCATGCGAATCTGGAAAAGCCTTTAAGCATAGAATCTACAGCTAAAGAATTCGGGATGAGTACAAGAACGCTTTCCAGAAAGTTCAAGGAAATTCTGGGCATGAATTACGTCCGTTTTTTACGTGCGCTGAGAATTACCCGTTCTCTGGAACTGATGCTGGAAGGGAAGTACAATATGTACGAGATCGCGATGATGGTGGGATACAATAGTTTGTCTTCTTTCAGTAATATTTTTAAAAAAGTGATAGGCGTTGCTCCGACGGATTATCTTCAGAAGCTGAAGGGTGAGGAGTGA
- the rpsF gene encoding 30S ribosomal protein S6, with amino-acid sequence MNNYETVFILTPVLSEAQVEEAVNKYVDLIKEKNCEIVAKENWGLKKLAYPIQLKKNGFYTLIEFKGEGSVVADLELAFKRDERVIRYLTTKLDKHAVDYAVTRRAKVKAAKA; translated from the coding sequence ATGAACAATTACGAAACTGTTTTCATTTTAACTCCCGTTCTATCTGAAGCTCAGGTGGAGGAAGCAGTGAACAAGTATGTAGATCTTATCAAAGAAAAGAACTGCGAAATCGTTGCTAAAGAAAACTGGGGATTAAAAAAATTAGCTTACCCGATCCAATTGAAAAAGAACGGATTCTACACTTTAATCGAATTTAAAGGTGAAGGTTCTGTAGTTGCTGATTTAGAATTGGCATTCAAGCGTGACGAGAGAGTAATCCGTTACCTTACTACAAAACTAGACAAACACGCTGTTGACTACGCTGTAACTAGAAGAGCAAAAGTAAAAGCAGCTAAAGCTTAA
- the rplI gene encoding 50S ribosomal protein L9 — protein sequence MNIILKKDVENLGLEFDTVSVKPGYARNFLIPQGYALLATPKNIAALEATLEARKEEEAKLVAAATAVVEQLKKTSITIPAKVGTGDKLFGSINNADLAEALGKAGVSVDKKYIKIPGNTIKRTGKFSALVRLHRNVEYNYEFDVVSDAPVEAPKAAPAKKEEASSEEA from the coding sequence ATGAACATTATTCTAAAAAAAGACGTAGAAAACTTAGGTCTTGAATTCGACACAGTAAGCGTAAAGCCTGGTTATGCAAGAAACTTCCTTATTCCTCAAGGGTACGCTTTATTAGCTACTCCTAAAAACATTGCAGCTTTAGAAGCTACTTTGGAGGCTAGAAAAGAAGAAGAAGCGAAATTGGTTGCTGCTGCAACTGCTGTAGTAGAGCAATTAAAGAAAACTTCTATCACAATCCCTGCAAAAGTAGGTACTGGTGATAAATTATTCGGTTCTATCAACAATGCGGATCTTGCTGAAGCTCTAGGAAAAGCAGGGGTATCTGTAGATAAAAAATACATCAAAATTCCTGGAAACACAATCAAGAGAACAGGTAAATTCTCAGCTCTTGTTAGACTTCACAGAAACGTTGAGTACAACTACGAATTCGATGTTGTATCTGATGCTCCGGTTGAAGCTCCAAAAGCAGCTCCTGCTAAAAAAGAAGAAGCATCTTCTGAAGAAGCTTAA
- a CDS encoding HlyD family secretion protein — MAKKQLTQKEKRINKIISVLAWILIISGIAGMLSFYLFSRKNVTTNDAQIEQYITPVSSKVSGFIKTIRFNENQFVHKGDTLVIIDNREFINQIKIAEAGLHANSDNINTIESGVNAKESDTKIIDAKIASAKIDIWKTEQDFKRYKNLVDEDAATDQQFENAKALYEQAKASLLALEQQKNAVKAGVSEQKTKIAPVKSQVQQSSANLNNAKLFLSYTYVTAPYDGWVGKKTIQEGQLIKEGQALVQIVSKEKWIIANYKETQLGQIDQKKEVIITADAYPDVEFKGKIVSVSPASGSQFSLVKPDNATGNFVKIEQRFPVKIILNKNQNNEKLLSGMNVLVSARKI, encoded by the coding sequence ATGGCGAAGAAACAATTAACACAAAAGGAAAAAAGAATTAATAAAATCATCAGCGTTTTGGCGTGGATTCTTATCATCAGCGGAATTGCAGGAATGCTGAGTTTCTACCTTTTTTCGAGAAAAAATGTAACGACCAACGATGCACAGATCGAACAGTACATTACGCCGGTTTCCAGTAAAGTTTCGGGTTTTATAAAGACAATAAGATTCAATGAAAACCAGTTTGTGCATAAAGGCGATACTTTAGTGATCATCGACAACCGCGAGTTTATCAATCAGATAAAAATAGCGGAAGCCGGTCTCCATGCCAATTCAGATAATATCAACACCATCGAAAGCGGAGTGAATGCGAAAGAAAGTGACACTAAAATTATTGATGCAAAAATTGCTTCCGCCAAAATCGACATCTGGAAAACCGAACAGGACTTTAAACGGTATAAAAATTTAGTGGATGAAGATGCAGCAACCGATCAGCAGTTTGAAAATGCAAAAGCTTTGTACGAACAGGCAAAAGCGAGTCTTTTGGCTTTAGAACAGCAAAAAAATGCCGTGAAAGCAGGCGTTAGTGAGCAAAAAACTAAAATCGCTCCGGTAAAAAGTCAGGTACAGCAAAGTTCTGCCAATCTTAACAATGCCAAACTTTTTCTTTCTTACACCTATGTTACTGCGCCTTACGACGGTTGGGTAGGAAAGAAAACCATTCAGGAAGGACAGCTCATCAAAGAAGGTCAGGCTTTGGTTCAGATCGTGAGCAAAGAAAAATGGATCATTGCCAATTATAAAGAAACGCAGTTGGGACAAATCGATCAGAAAAAAGAAGTCATTATCACCGCAGATGCGTATCCTGATGTTGAATTTAAAGGAAAAATCGTGTCGGTTTCTCCCGCTTCTGGTTCTCAGTTTTCTTTGGTAAAACCGGACAATGCAACAGGAAATTTTGTAAAGATTGAACAGCGATTTCCGGTAAAAATCATTCTCAATAAAAATCAAAACAATGAAAAATTGCTTTCCGGAATGAATGTTCTGGTGAGTGCGAGGAAGATTTAG
- a CDS encoding TolC family protein, with amino-acid sequence MKMISYANRYQWFALCLLLTGSVLQAQITDYQHLTLQKAIEIGLIQNKKIKISHLKDEMSETREKDLKMEKLPDVEFHTSYNQVTNLFQHEDGVFAKATKYNIINGMYDFTLSASIPVYMGGKIRNTEKKASIDTEISSLKTHLNERQLKMEIITAFLQIHHLKEQQRLINDKMKEDSVNIKQVKALKANGVVTVNEVLRTSLQLSNHKMSRTELDNDIQIAEHKLKTMLSLPENQEMHVETEDLISKNAEIPYINELTETALHKNELVEIANKNLTLKELDQKIAKANYLPKITAGGEYFLKYPNMMFFPPEPYAYRLGMIGIHLTYPIENLYKNKYKMQEAKENITIARLQIEENEENIRHEVYEAFKKFEETEEKVKIAEEAINQAKENYRIVKTKYANKLSLITELIDADNAYLEAQSNLISVKINRQLKYYQLQYTIGNL; translated from the coding sequence ATGAAAATGATATCATACGCAAACAGATATCAGTGGTTTGCGTTGTGCTTATTGCTTACAGGCAGTGTATTACAGGCACAGATAACCGATTATCAACATCTTACCCTGCAAAAAGCAATAGAGATCGGATTAATTCAAAACAAAAAAATAAAAATCAGCCATTTAAAAGATGAAATGTCCGAAACTCGAGAAAAAGATCTGAAAATGGAAAAACTTCCCGATGTAGAATTCCACACAAGCTACAATCAGGTTACCAACCTTTTTCAGCATGAAGACGGCGTGTTTGCAAAAGCCACAAAGTACAACATCATCAACGGAATGTACGACTTTACGCTCTCGGCTTCCATTCCTGTTTATATGGGCGGAAAAATTAGAAATACTGAAAAAAAAGCTTCCATTGATACCGAAATTTCATCTCTTAAAACCCATCTGAATGAAAGACAGCTAAAAATGGAAATAATTACCGCCTTTCTCCAGATTCATCATTTAAAAGAACAGCAGCGTTTAATTAATGATAAAATGAAAGAAGATTCTGTGAACATCAAACAAGTGAAAGCGCTGAAAGCAAACGGCGTGGTTACGGTAAACGAAGTTCTGAGAACCTCTTTACAGCTCTCTAACCATAAAATGAGCCGGACAGAACTGGATAATGATATTCAGATTGCGGAACACAAGCTGAAAACGATGCTTTCCCTTCCTGAAAATCAGGAAATGCATGTGGAAACAGAAGACTTAATTTCTAAGAATGCAGAAATCCCTTACATCAATGAATTAACGGAAACCGCTTTACATAAAAACGAATTGGTAGAAATTGCCAATAAAAATCTTACTCTGAAAGAACTGGATCAGAAAATTGCCAAAGCGAATTATTTACCAAAAATTACTGCAGGCGGAGAATATTTTTTAAAATATCCCAATATGATGTTTTTTCCGCCCGAACCTTATGCGTACCGTTTGGGAATGATCGGTATCCATCTTACCTATCCCATCGAAAATCTGTACAAAAATAAATACAAAATGCAGGAAGCAAAAGAAAATATAACTATTGCCCGATTGCAGATCGAAGAAAATGAAGAAAATATCCGGCATGAAGTGTATGAAGCTTTCAAAAAATTCGAAGAAACGGAAGAAAAGGTAAAAATCGCAGAAGAAGCCATCAATCAGGCAAAAGAAAATTACAGGATCGTAAAGACCAAATATGCGAATAAGCTGAGTTTAATCACCGAACTCATTGATGCCGACAATGCATATCTGGAAGCACAGTCCAACCTTATTTCCGTAAAAATTAACCGACAACTTAAATATTATCAACTCCAGTACACGATTGGAAATCTATAA